One window from the genome of Vidua chalybeata isolate OUT-0048 chromosome 3, bVidCha1 merged haplotype, whole genome shotgun sequence encodes:
- the LOC128786463 gene encoding taste receptor type 2 member 9-like translates to MEASPSSQQSNVTSYGATTVAIITLEAFAGMWINAFLVCVICIAWVKKKTLNSNEKILLLLGCSRFCYLCITWVCWSLSIAYPNYLYVQPTFQLIIFFQSFFTCSNLWVSACLCVFYCIKIANFRNRLFIYLKVKTDRIVPWLLLASLLSALAISIIAYDMAVTKLSNSRNSTRQGNFSKVSGEMAENFFQTFFIYGFGFVTSFIPVICSALLLFCLWRHKCKMQKNFMNSLSMDAHIKAMKSILSFFIMYSINFIFLILSVINSTKGENYVAFLSLLFLCAFPGVHSLILIFSNPKLEKTLIRVLCCVKCKLCIR, encoded by the coding sequence ATGGAAGCTTCTCCCTCTTCACAGCAATCCAATGTCACTTCATATGGGGCCACAACTGTGGCCATCATCACTCTGGAGGCGTTTGCTGGCATGTGGATAAATGCCTTCCTTGTTTGTGTGATTTGCATTGCCTGGGTCAAAAAGAAAACCTTGAACTCTAATGAGAAgatcttgctgctgctgggatgctcCAGGTTTTGCTATTTGTGCATCACATGGGTATGTTGGTCCCTTTCAATAGCTTATCCCAATTATCTTTATGTTCAACCCACATTTCAACtcattatattttttcaaagcttttttacTTGCTCCAACTTATGGGTTTCAGCCtgtctttgtgttttttattgTATAAAAATTGCCAATTTCAGGAACAGGTTGTTCATCTACCTGAAAGTAAAAACAGACAGGATTGTGCCCTGGCTTTTGTTGGCATCATTGCTGTCAGCCTTGGCTATCAGCATCATTGCCTACGACATGGCTGTTACAAAGCTCAGTAACAGCCGCAATTCCACCAGGCAAggaaatttttcaaaagtgaGTGGCGAAATGGCTGAAAATTTTTTCCAGACGTTCTTTATCTATGGCTTTGGATTTGTCACTTCTTTCATACCAGTCATCTGTTCTGCCCTTCTTCTCTTTTGCCTTTGGAGACACAAATGCAAGATGCAGAAAAACTTCATGAACAGCCTCAGCATGGATGCCCACATCAAAGCAATGAAATCAATTCTCTCCTTTTTTATAATGTATAGTATTAACTTTATATTTTTGATCCTGTCAGTAATTAATTCAACAAAGGGAGAAAATTATGTGGCATTTCTTAGTTTactatttctgtgtgcttttccAGGTGTTCATTCCCTTATTCTGATTTTCAGCAATCCTAAGCTGGAAAAGACACTGATAAGGGTTCTATGCTGTGTGAAGTGCAAGCTTTGCATAAGGTAG
- the LOC128785239 gene encoding LOW QUALITY PROTEIN: taste receptor type 2 member 10-like (The sequence of the model RefSeq protein was modified relative to this genomic sequence to represent the inferred CDS: inserted 3 bases in 2 codons; deleted 1 base in 1 codon) — MWINAFLVSVLCIGWVKKKILNSNEKILLLLGCCRFWYLCISWVYYFLLIIHPNHFCVPLLLESLAGFQTFFIVQTMGFSLSLHVFYCIKIANFRNRFFIYLEVKIDKIVPWLMLXSVLLAFIFSIHVYHISNETQCSNHNYSSERYYLKHIIRVDEYLXSLFFVIGFVFSTSLTAVVFFAVFLLFSLWRHKRKMQTNSMKYLSMDAHIKAMKSILSFLVMYSINFIIFILTLIYARKKENHQS, encoded by the exons ATGTGGATCAATGCTTTCCttgtttctgtgctttgcattggCTGGgtcaaaaagaaaatcctgaacTCTAATGAGAAGATCTTGCTGCTACTGGGATGTTGCAGGTTTTGGTATTTATGCATCTCATGggtatattattttcttttaataatacATCCCAATCACTTTTGTGTTCCTCTCCTACTTGAATCTCTTGCAGGTTTTCAAACCTTTTTTATTGTTCAAACA ATGGGTTTTAGCCTGTCTTTGCATGTTTTTTATTGTATAAAAATTGCCAATTTCAGGAACAGGTTCTTCATCTACCTGGAAGTAAAAATTGACAAGATTGTGCCATGGCTCATGT AATCTGTGCTTTTGGcctttattttcagcattcaTGTCTACCACATCTCTAATGAAACACAGTGTAGCAATCACAATTACAGCAGTGAACGATATTATCTGAAACACATTATCAGAGTGGATGAATATTT CAGCCTATTTTTTGTCATAGGATTTGTGTTTTCCACTTCATTAACAGCAGTTgtcttttttgctgttttccttctcttttctctctggagACACAAGCGCAAGATGCAGACAAACTCCATGAAATACCTCAGCATGGATGCCCACATCAAAGCAATGAAATCAATTCTCTCCTTCTTAGTGATGTACAGCATCaactttataatttttattttgacacTGATTTAtgcaaggaagaaagaaaatcat CAATCCTAA